Proteins encoded by one window of Leptospira stimsonii:
- a CDS encoding STAS domain-containing protein, producing the protein MTTTNNSKDELSVEIVSNSHVQQSLKPNISIIKAKGEINIFSSKKLKDVFTDKIDEGVTVLLLDLSETTHIDSSGLAVLISTQAKLMKQVKGGLVLYSIPSSIMKIFELTRLDKLISMVIDLDAAVDKGLSY; encoded by the coding sequence ATGACAACAACCAACAACTCGAAAGATGAACTTTCAGTAGAGATCGTATCGAATTCACATGTACAACAAAGTCTCAAACCGAATATCAGCATCATAAAAGCAAAAGGAGAAATTAACATCTTTTCCTCCAAAAAATTAAAGGATGTTTTCACGGATAAGATCGACGAAGGAGTCACCGTCCTTCTTTTGGATCTTTCCGAAACGACCCATATCGATTCTTCCGGTTTGGCGGTCTTGATCAGCACACAGGCGAAGCTGATGAAACAGGTAAAGGGGGGATTGGTCCTCTATTCCATACCTAGTTCAATCATGAAAATCTTCGAGCTCACTCGATTGGATAAGCTGATATCGATGGTGATTGACTTGGACGCGGCAGTCGACAAAGGC
- a CDS encoding tetratricopeptide repeat protein, which translates to MKKSAFIAVIGFFIILCFGLIVLDTKLFELKVILEKRKVLNFSFSSEILRSKFESILSNKENLRAEMNLNNLQSSLIESDGLPSFQTSFWQNFGSGLINAVRFVTGKPPIHFELNSSNIRALERAFRLERNQAYKDAYNAYSETLPSFPKGSEESGFILLHQGFCLAAQGEFDAAIKDLQKVLENNPGSSFANDAEILTGVILKSKENAKEIEANSESPEAKIRAYFAKGNYAKVLEEIAKTELRSAEMKYLRAYSLEKTGNQNEAITEYAKLAFSDTDKEIAIKANRRLLMLGHYYNAGSEIARISDRNAERLGDVSEAATIRTSAEKLKLGEEESKQTREPNSSKEVLKTPIQEVIANSESFLKKADEAAKAAEIRNYIAVHIADAAPVYGERILIDGDRTKLFSTHFPITLPTYTIQSISLEKKPVRNSKLKFVKDSKTTSFLKAIFEDDQSITLIENKKQQKIDLTSPITIELSK; encoded by the coding sequence ATGAAAAAGAGCGCGTTTATCGCCGTCATCGGCTTTTTTATTATCTTGTGCTTCGGCTTGATCGTTCTTGATACCAAACTCTTCGAACTCAAAGTAATATTAGAAAAAAGGAAAGTGCTCAACTTTTCTTTTTCGAGCGAAATCCTAAGATCCAAGTTTGAGAGTATTCTCTCCAACAAAGAAAATCTCCGAGCGGAGATGAATCTCAACAATCTTCAGAGTTCTCTCATAGAAAGTGACGGGCTTCCTTCTTTTCAAACGAGTTTCTGGCAAAATTTCGGATCAGGTTTGATCAATGCGGTTCGTTTTGTTACGGGGAAACCGCCGATTCACTTTGAACTCAATTCTTCCAATATCCGTGCTTTAGAACGTGCCTTTCGTTTGGAAAGGAATCAAGCCTATAAGGACGCCTACAACGCGTATTCCGAAACGCTTCCCTCCTTTCCCAAAGGGAGCGAGGAAAGCGGATTCATTCTTTTACACCAAGGTTTCTGTCTCGCGGCTCAGGGAGAATTCGACGCGGCTATCAAAGACTTACAGAAGGTCTTAGAAAACAATCCGGGAAGTAGTTTTGCAAACGACGCGGAAATTTTGACGGGAGTGATTCTCAAATCCAAGGAAAACGCAAAGGAAATCGAAGCGAATTCTGAAAGCCCGGAGGCGAAAATTCGAGCCTACTTTGCAAAGGGAAATTACGCGAAAGTATTGGAAGAAATTGCCAAAACGGAACTTCGTTCCGCTGAGATGAAATACCTCCGTGCGTATTCTCTGGAAAAGACGGGAAATCAAAACGAAGCGATCACGGAATACGCTAAACTTGCATTCTCCGATACGGACAAAGAGATCGCGATCAAAGCGAACCGACGTCTTTTGATGTTGGGTCATTACTACAACGCAGGTTCCGAGATCGCGAGAATTTCGGACAGGAACGCAGAACGCCTCGGTGACGTTTCGGAAGCCGCAACGATCCGAACATCGGCGGAAAAATTGAAACTCGGCGAAGAAGAATCGAAACAAACCAGAGAACCGAATTCTTCTAAGGAAGTCCTAAAAACTCCGATACAAGAAGTCATCGCGAATTCCGAATCCTTTCTAAAAAAAGCGGACGAAGCCGCGAAAGCCGCCGAAATTCGGAATTACATCGCGGTTCATATTGCGGACGCCGCACCGGTTTACGGAGAAAGGATCCTAATCGACGGAGATCGGACAAAATTGTTTTCCACACACTTTCCGATCACCCTTCCGACTTATACGATCCAATCGATCTCTCTCGAGAAAAAACCGGTCCGAAATTCCAAACTGAAATTCGTAAAAGATTCCAAAACAACTTCTTTTCTGAAAGCGATCTTCGAAGACGATCAATCCATCACTCTGATCGAAAATAAAAAACAACAGAAGATCGATCTAACCTCACCGATCACAATCGAGTTATCCAAATGA
- a CDS encoding LB_137 family protein: MNRIFALVALFLFLTMQIEAHRVVLKTGEIVTGQWKDGDGQNDHIVIIIDGIERKIEKKEILELFFEETGNGLCFSPKNESEKKCGLKLLKLSSQTVYYMDETNRYLRIPLPDLKELTIEEPSAKILEQISQTGIRVRIVSEQSHDSLFKIERINGESIFLQKEFSEAPIEILKKEIQTLTCVLGEDPKKDGDKSSNNKTSVTLIDYLIPGYYLKKQGHTKSGYTLMGLTAFFVSGAFHEFLEAKKANSGAPTLIPQGNGSVLWLESENDEFQRHKQLNQIFLLSLALTYIFNATLLTFPVTYELLFRETERPLEPSLGKEQKIEMKININF; encoded by the coding sequence ATGAATCGAATTTTCGCGTTAGTCGCTCTTTTCCTCTTTCTTACGATGCAAATCGAGGCGCATCGTGTCGTCTTAAAAACCGGAGAAATCGTAACGGGCCAATGGAAGGATGGTGACGGGCAAAACGATCATATCGTAATTATCATCGACGGAATCGAAAGAAAGATCGAAAAAAAGGAAATCCTAGAACTCTTTTTCGAAGAAACGGGTAACGGCCTATGTTTTAGCCCGAAAAACGAATCCGAAAAAAAATGCGGCTTAAAACTTTTGAAGCTGAGTTCGCAGACCGTCTATTACATGGATGAAACAAATCGTTATCTAAGAATTCCTCTTCCAGATTTAAAGGAACTTACCATCGAAGAACCTTCTGCCAAAATTTTAGAACAAATATCACAAACAGGAATTCGCGTTCGAATCGTATCGGAACAAAGTCATGATTCTCTTTTCAAAATCGAAAGGATAAACGGAGAATCCATTTTTCTGCAAAAAGAATTTTCCGAAGCTCCGATTGAAATTCTAAAAAAGGAGATCCAAACTCTCACTTGCGTCCTAGGAGAAGATCCGAAAAAAGATGGAGATAAAAGTTCAAACAACAAAACCTCCGTCACGCTCATCGACTATTTAATTCCAGGGTATTATTTAAAAAAACAAGGGCATACAAAATCCGGATACACGCTCATGGGATTGACGGCCTTCTTTGTATCAGGCGCTTTCCATGAATTTTTAGAAGCAAAAAAAGCAAATTCCGGAGCACCGACCTTGATTCCACAGGGAAACGGATCCGTTCTTTGGCTTGAATCGGAAAACGACGAATTTCAAAGGCACAAACAACTCAACCAAATTTTCCTCCTCTCCCTGGCGCTCACCTATATTTTTAATGCGACTCTCTTAACGTTCCCTGTCACATACGAGTTGTTATTTCGAGAAACGGAGCGTCCATTAGAACCGTCGCTTGGGAAAGAGCAAAAAATCGAAATGAAAATAAACATTAACTTTTAG